In Carassius gibelio isolate Cgi1373 ecotype wild population from Czech Republic chromosome B19, carGib1.2-hapl.c, whole genome shotgun sequence, one DNA window encodes the following:
- the LOC127979371 gene encoding stromal membrane-associated protein 2 isoform X3, with product MTGKSVKDIDRYQTVLTSLLALEENKFCADCNAKGPRWASWNLGIFICIRCAGIHRNLGVHISRVKSVNLDQWTHEQIQSVQEMGNAKARRLYEAFLPKCFQRPETDQAAEIFIRDKYDKKKYMDKCIDIQSFRKEKSETVTKEAPVVFEKMKLKKDESQPFKNSPKQSQSVNDLLGLDAPAPQATVSNGKPSTEVSPALDLFSSLPAAVSTSNSSRSTVKPSSGSMPTGRVAASAPENLSLFLDPPSKSEDSGKKMSKDSILSLYSSTAPQTNMAAHAGMYMGAPQMGYVPAAGYGQYQALGAQQGVMGPMMAPQMNILGQAGVMPHTGVAAAPPYMAGVQGGVMGMQNGMMGSVAAVPPQAYGAQQAQQLQWNISQMTQHMAGINFYGASNMMGYGQPMGGAAAPGSNPMLGSHVWK from the exons GTCCCAGATGGGCTTCCTGGAATCTTGGAATCTTCATTTGTATCCGCTGTGCAGGAATCCATCGGAATCTTGGCGTTCACATATCACGAGTTAAATCTGTAAACCTGGACCAGTGGACTCATGAGCAGATACAG TCTGTTCAGGAGATGGGGAATGCCAAAGCTCGGCGACTATACGAGGCCTTTTTACCAAAGTGCTTCCAGCGCCCTGAGACAGACCA AGCGGCTGAGATTTTTATCCGTGACAAATATGATAAGAAGAAATATATGGATAAATGCATTGACATCCAGTCCTTCAGG AAAGAAAAGAGTGAGACAGTGACGAAAGAGGCTCCTGTTGTTTTTGAAAAGATGAAGCTG AAAAAAGACGAGTCACAACCATTCAAAAACAGTCCAAAGCAGTCACAGTCCGTTAATGACTTACTAGGACTAG ATGCCCCTGCTCCTCAAGCTACCGTGTCCAATGGCAAACCGAGCACTGAAGTCAGTCCCGCCCTCGACCTCTTCAGCTCTCTGCCTGCTGCCGTAAGCACCTCAAACTCCTCCAGGAGCACGGTAAAG CCTAGCTCAGGATCCATGCCTACTGGACGGGTAGCAGCATCAGCGCCCGAAAACCTCAGCCTGTTTCTGGATCCTCCCTCCAAAAGTGAGGACAGCGGAAAAAAGATGTCTAAGGACTCAATCTTGTCCCTGTATAGCAGTACAGCACCACAAACAAACATGGCTGCTCATG CTGGCATGTACATGGGAGCACCCCAGATGGGCTATGTCCCTGCTGCAGGATACGGCCAATACCAGGCCCTGGGTGCCCAGCAGGGCGTGATGGGGCCTATGATGGCTCCACAGATGAACATACTGGGACAGGCAGGTGTCATGCCGCACACCGGAGTGGCAGCTGCACCTCCGTACATGGCAGGGGTGCAGGGGGGCGTAATGGGAATGCAGAACGGGATGATGGGAAGCGTGGCAGCAGTTCCTCCGCAGGCATATGGAGCACAGCAGGCCCAACAGCTGCAGTGGAACATCAGCCAG ATGACTCAACACATGGCGGGAATCAATTTCTACGGTGCCAGTAACATGATGGGATACGGGCAGCCCATGGGAGGGGCGGCTGCTCCCGGTTCAAATCCAATGCTCGGGTCGCACGTGTGGAAGTGA
- the LOC127979371 gene encoding stromal membrane-associated protein 2 isoform X1, with protein sequence MTGKSVKDIDRYQTVLTSLLALEENKFCADCNAKGPRWASWNLGIFICIRCAGIHRNLGVHISRVKSVNLDQWTHEQIQSVQEMGNAKARRLYEAFLPKCFQRPETDQAAEIFIRDKYDKKKYMDKCIDIQSFRFSLHCQKEKSETVTKEAPVVFEKMKLKKDESQPFKNSPKQSQSVNDLLGLDAPAPQATVSNGKPSTEVSPALDLFSSLPAAVSTSNSSRSTVKPSSGSMPTGRVAASAPENLSLFLDPPSKSEDSGKKMSKDSILSLYSSTAPQTNMAAHAGMYMGAPQMGYVPAAGYGQYQALGAQQGVMGPMMAPQMNILGQAGVMPHTGVAAAPPYMAGVQGGVMGMQNGMMGSVAAVPPQAYGAQQAQQLQWNISQMTQHMAGINFYGASNMMGYGQPMGGAAAPGSNPMLGSHVWK encoded by the exons GTCCCAGATGGGCTTCCTGGAATCTTGGAATCTTCATTTGTATCCGCTGTGCAGGAATCCATCGGAATCTTGGCGTTCACATATCACGAGTTAAATCTGTAAACCTGGACCAGTGGACTCATGAGCAGATACAG TCTGTTCAGGAGATGGGGAATGCCAAAGCTCGGCGACTATACGAGGCCTTTTTACCAAAGTGCTTCCAGCGCCCTGAGACAGACCA AGCGGCTGAGATTTTTATCCGTGACAAATATGATAAGAAGAAATATATGGATAAATGCATTGACATCCAGTCCTTCAGG ttTTCTTTACATTGTCAGAAAGAAAAGAGTGAGACAGTGACGAAAGAGGCTCCTGTTGTTTTTGAAAAGATGAAGCTG AAAAAAGACGAGTCACAACCATTCAAAAACAGTCCAAAGCAGTCACAGTCCGTTAATGACTTACTAGGACTAG ATGCCCCTGCTCCTCAAGCTACCGTGTCCAATGGCAAACCGAGCACTGAAGTCAGTCCCGCCCTCGACCTCTTCAGCTCTCTGCCTGCTGCCGTAAGCACCTCAAACTCCTCCAGGAGCACGGTAAAG CCTAGCTCAGGATCCATGCCTACTGGACGGGTAGCAGCATCAGCGCCCGAAAACCTCAGCCTGTTTCTGGATCCTCCCTCCAAAAGTGAGGACAGCGGAAAAAAGATGTCTAAGGACTCAATCTTGTCCCTGTATAGCAGTACAGCACCACAAACAAACATGGCTGCTCATG CTGGCATGTACATGGGAGCACCCCAGATGGGCTATGTCCCTGCTGCAGGATACGGCCAATACCAGGCCCTGGGTGCCCAGCAGGGCGTGATGGGGCCTATGATGGCTCCACAGATGAACATACTGGGACAGGCAGGTGTCATGCCGCACACCGGAGTGGCAGCTGCACCTCCGTACATGGCAGGGGTGCAGGGGGGCGTAATGGGAATGCAGAACGGGATGATGGGAAGCGTGGCAGCAGTTCCTCCGCAGGCATATGGAGCACAGCAGGCCCAACAGCTGCAGTGGAACATCAGCCAG ATGACTCAACACATGGCGGGAATCAATTTCTACGGTGCCAGTAACATGATGGGATACGGGCAGCCCATGGGAGGGGCGGCTGCTCCCGGTTCAAATCCAATGCTCGGGTCGCACGTGTGGAAGTGA
- the LOC127979371 gene encoding stromal membrane-associated protein 2 isoform X2 — translation MTGKSVKDIDRYQTVLTSLLALEENKFCADCNAKGPRWASWNLGIFICIRCAGIHRNLGVHISRVKSVNLDQWTHEQIQSVQEMGNAKARRLYEAFLPKCFQRPETDQAAEIFIRDKYDKKKYMDKCIDIQSFRFSLHCQKEKSETVTKEAPVVFEKMKLKKDESQPFKNSPKQSQSVNDLLGLDAPAPQATVSNGKPSTEVSPALDLFSSLPAAVSTSNSSRSTPSSGSMPTGRVAASAPENLSLFLDPPSKSEDSGKKMSKDSILSLYSSTAPQTNMAAHAGMYMGAPQMGYVPAAGYGQYQALGAQQGVMGPMMAPQMNILGQAGVMPHTGVAAAPPYMAGVQGGVMGMQNGMMGSVAAVPPQAYGAQQAQQLQWNISQMTQHMAGINFYGASNMMGYGQPMGGAAAPGSNPMLGSHVWK, via the exons GTCCCAGATGGGCTTCCTGGAATCTTGGAATCTTCATTTGTATCCGCTGTGCAGGAATCCATCGGAATCTTGGCGTTCACATATCACGAGTTAAATCTGTAAACCTGGACCAGTGGACTCATGAGCAGATACAG TCTGTTCAGGAGATGGGGAATGCCAAAGCTCGGCGACTATACGAGGCCTTTTTACCAAAGTGCTTCCAGCGCCCTGAGACAGACCA AGCGGCTGAGATTTTTATCCGTGACAAATATGATAAGAAGAAATATATGGATAAATGCATTGACATCCAGTCCTTCAGG ttTTCTTTACATTGTCAGAAAGAAAAGAGTGAGACAGTGACGAAAGAGGCTCCTGTTGTTTTTGAAAAGATGAAGCTG AAAAAAGACGAGTCACAACCATTCAAAAACAGTCCAAAGCAGTCACAGTCCGTTAATGACTTACTAGGACTAG ATGCCCCTGCTCCTCAAGCTACCGTGTCCAATGGCAAACCGAGCACTGAAGTCAGTCCCGCCCTCGACCTCTTCAGCTCTCTGCCTGCTGCCGTAAGCACCTCAAACTCCTCCAGGAGCACG CCTAGCTCAGGATCCATGCCTACTGGACGGGTAGCAGCATCAGCGCCCGAAAACCTCAGCCTGTTTCTGGATCCTCCCTCCAAAAGTGAGGACAGCGGAAAAAAGATGTCTAAGGACTCAATCTTGTCCCTGTATAGCAGTACAGCACCACAAACAAACATGGCTGCTCATG CTGGCATGTACATGGGAGCACCCCAGATGGGCTATGTCCCTGCTGCAGGATACGGCCAATACCAGGCCCTGGGTGCCCAGCAGGGCGTGATGGGGCCTATGATGGCTCCACAGATGAACATACTGGGACAGGCAGGTGTCATGCCGCACACCGGAGTGGCAGCTGCACCTCCGTACATGGCAGGGGTGCAGGGGGGCGTAATGGGAATGCAGAACGGGATGATGGGAAGCGTGGCAGCAGTTCCTCCGCAGGCATATGGAGCACAGCAGGCCCAACAGCTGCAGTGGAACATCAGCCAG ATGACTCAACACATGGCGGGAATCAATTTCTACGGTGCCAGTAACATGATGGGATACGGGCAGCCCATGGGAGGGGCGGCTGCTCCCGGTTCAAATCCAATGCTCGGGTCGCACGTGTGGAAGTGA
- the LOC127979371 gene encoding stromal membrane-associated protein 2 isoform X4, with protein sequence MTGKSVKDIDRYQTVLTSLLALEENKFCADCNAKGPRWASWNLGIFICIRCAGIHRNLGVHISRVKSVNLDQWTHEQIQSVQEMGNAKARRLYEAFLPKCFQRPETDQAAEIFIRDKYDKKKYMDKCIDIQSFRKEKSETVTKEAPVVFEKMKLKKDESQPFKNSPKQSQSVNDLLGLDAPAPQATVSNGKPSTEVSPALDLFSSLPAAVSTSNSSRSTPSSGSMPTGRVAASAPENLSLFLDPPSKSEDSGKKMSKDSILSLYSSTAPQTNMAAHAGMYMGAPQMGYVPAAGYGQYQALGAQQGVMGPMMAPQMNILGQAGVMPHTGVAAAPPYMAGVQGGVMGMQNGMMGSVAAVPPQAYGAQQAQQLQWNISQMTQHMAGINFYGASNMMGYGQPMGGAAAPGSNPMLGSHVWK encoded by the exons GTCCCAGATGGGCTTCCTGGAATCTTGGAATCTTCATTTGTATCCGCTGTGCAGGAATCCATCGGAATCTTGGCGTTCACATATCACGAGTTAAATCTGTAAACCTGGACCAGTGGACTCATGAGCAGATACAG TCTGTTCAGGAGATGGGGAATGCCAAAGCTCGGCGACTATACGAGGCCTTTTTACCAAAGTGCTTCCAGCGCCCTGAGACAGACCA AGCGGCTGAGATTTTTATCCGTGACAAATATGATAAGAAGAAATATATGGATAAATGCATTGACATCCAGTCCTTCAGG AAAGAAAAGAGTGAGACAGTGACGAAAGAGGCTCCTGTTGTTTTTGAAAAGATGAAGCTG AAAAAAGACGAGTCACAACCATTCAAAAACAGTCCAAAGCAGTCACAGTCCGTTAATGACTTACTAGGACTAG ATGCCCCTGCTCCTCAAGCTACCGTGTCCAATGGCAAACCGAGCACTGAAGTCAGTCCCGCCCTCGACCTCTTCAGCTCTCTGCCTGCTGCCGTAAGCACCTCAAACTCCTCCAGGAGCACG CCTAGCTCAGGATCCATGCCTACTGGACGGGTAGCAGCATCAGCGCCCGAAAACCTCAGCCTGTTTCTGGATCCTCCCTCCAAAAGTGAGGACAGCGGAAAAAAGATGTCTAAGGACTCAATCTTGTCCCTGTATAGCAGTACAGCACCACAAACAAACATGGCTGCTCATG CTGGCATGTACATGGGAGCACCCCAGATGGGCTATGTCCCTGCTGCAGGATACGGCCAATACCAGGCCCTGGGTGCCCAGCAGGGCGTGATGGGGCCTATGATGGCTCCACAGATGAACATACTGGGACAGGCAGGTGTCATGCCGCACACCGGAGTGGCAGCTGCACCTCCGTACATGGCAGGGGTGCAGGGGGGCGTAATGGGAATGCAGAACGGGATGATGGGAAGCGTGGCAGCAGTTCCTCCGCAGGCATATGGAGCACAGCAGGCCCAACAGCTGCAGTGGAACATCAGCCAG ATGACTCAACACATGGCGGGAATCAATTTCTACGGTGCCAGTAACATGATGGGATACGGGCAGCCCATGGGAGGGGCGGCTGCTCCCGGTTCAAATCCAATGCTCGGGTCGCACGTGTGGAAGTGA